The proteins below come from a single Demetria terragena DSM 11295 genomic window:
- a CDS encoding PH domain-containing protein: MELREPANFAAPAAKAYWRWSAAAWWGGLAIAQVVTMVIWQDIAWWRWVLAALTVVILIIDAVISPPIRYRVHRWEVTPTAVYTQSGWLSIERRVAPISRVQTVDTTRGAIMRMLGLSTVTVTTASAAGEMTIELLDSRVAADLVEHLTAVAESSEDDAT; encoded by the coding sequence ATGGAATTGCGCGAGCCTGCGAACTTTGCCGCACCAGCAGCAAAGGCATACTGGCGGTGGAGTGCGGCCGCGTGGTGGGGTGGGCTCGCCATCGCACAGGTCGTCACCATGGTGATCTGGCAGGACATCGCCTGGTGGCGATGGGTATTGGCTGCCCTCACTGTCGTGATCTTGATCATCGACGCGGTGATCTCGCCGCCGATCCGCTATCGGGTGCACCGCTGGGAAGTCACTCCTACCGCCGTCTATACCCAGTCGGGTTGGCTGTCGATTGAACGCCGGGTCGCGCCGATCAGCCGGGTGCAGACCGTGGACACCACGCGCGGGGCCATCATGCGCATGCTTGGCCTCTCGACGGTCACCGTGACGACTGCATCGGCGGCGGGTGAGATGACAATCGAACTCCTGGACTCCCGGGTTGCGGCCGACCTCGTCGAGCACCTCACGGCGGTGGCCGAGTCCAGCGAGGACGACGCGACATGA
- a CDS encoding LysR family transcriptional regulator, with product MDLRQIRYFLAVVDEGGFTAAGLALQIAQPSLSNAIATLERRLGTPLFVRHPKGVRLTPAGEALVPPARQIIRDFQLADEAVSSVLGLEGGAIALTASRAIAVDPLAGWVGAFRRQYPKVSVRVSEPHNNQELITLVAEGQCELGFLYPDPTTDDEVERSGLTLREIGSHEYLLVCPPGTDLPEEATRWASLRDIAWVAPPSGAPTRDFVVNRLGEAGVAAKLMVVAETREMLLPLILSGAGVSMLPAGEARSAAALGCVIRPMDPPLVRRLGLIHRRGVLSPGTKALLRVIRKDRERPA from the coding sequence ATGGACCTGCGCCAGATTCGATACTTCTTGGCCGTCGTCGACGAGGGCGGGTTCACCGCTGCCGGGTTGGCACTGCAGATCGCCCAGCCGTCACTGTCCAACGCCATCGCGACCCTGGAACGGCGACTCGGAACACCGCTGTTCGTACGCCACCCCAAGGGGGTCCGGCTCACTCCCGCAGGCGAAGCACTCGTTCCGCCCGCTCGGCAGATTATCCGCGACTTCCAGCTCGCGGATGAAGCGGTCAGCAGTGTCCTCGGCCTCGAAGGCGGTGCGATCGCTCTCACCGCCTCGCGGGCCATCGCGGTAGACCCGCTCGCTGGGTGGGTGGGCGCCTTCCGCCGCCAGTATCCGAAGGTGTCGGTGCGCGTCTCCGAACCGCACAACAACCAAGAGCTGATCACGCTTGTCGCCGAAGGGCAGTGTGAACTCGGCTTCCTCTACCCCGACCCGACGACCGACGATGAGGTCGAACGCTCCGGGCTCACGCTGCGCGAGATCGGTTCGCACGAGTACCTGCTGGTCTGCCCTCCTGGGACCGACCTACCAGAGGAGGCGACCCGGTGGGCCTCGCTTCGCGACATCGCGTGGGTCGCACCCCCGAGCGGCGCACCGACGCGCGACTTCGTCGTCAACCGGCTCGGTGAGGCTGGGGTGGCCGCCAAGTTGATGGTGGTCGCCGAAACCCGCGAGATGCTGCTCCCCCTAATCCTGTCCGGCGCAGGGGTCAGCATGCTTCCCGCCGGCGAAGCCCGCAGCGCGGCCGCGCTCGGCTGCGTGATTCGCCCCATGGATCCGCCTTTGGTGCGCCGCCTCGGTCTGATCCACCGGCGGGGCGTGCTCTCCCCCGGCACCAAGGCGCTGTTACGGGTCATCAGGAAGGACCGTGAGCGGCCCGCATAG
- a CDS encoding alkaline phosphatase family protein, whose protein sequence is MTQNTNAVGWSRLRTTARDARDAAVGLISLAVALQVAGTLLAGFTLNSFWTAVLIAALAAVGDALVRPILRILAGRIGGLAALGLGTVVQVMLVHLAILVVPGADITGPGSLLATLLCVALVASVAGWLIDVNDSAYVVGDLVRRGERARRARGHGIADAVREPGVLIVQIDGMPHELLNFSLASGTLPTLSRWVRSGTHEPARWWARLPSTTPASQAGLLHGNNEGIAAFRWYEKELGRLVVTNRPADAALVEERLSNGRGLLADGGVSISNMFSGDAPTCQMVFSRVQSGGVGPGKAYMRLLASPFTLPRTLVLTVGEMVKELYQGHQQRVRGIEPRVSRRGSYVALRGLTNAILRDLNVALVSDHLMAGAPVIFVDFVDYDEIAHHAGAARPEALDALAGIDRVLGTLERVAEAAPRDYRIVVLSDHGQSQGATFRQLHDQTLEEMALELMGSDASADARSDPESVEAWGPVNAMLTELLGATNPTARWAKRRETDSSVELPGGVVGPRTFDGAKDAATSKDVVAVGSGNIGLLWFPAITGRAQLNDMDNQFPALIPGLLAARGVGFVVADSERGPVAIGSGGVHLLEDGTVDGVDPLAPFGPRARRDLLRVTTMANAPDLYVHSTVDARTGEVHAFEELVGCHGGLGGWQNDAVLVYPREWSVDEDLMDWSVPDDPVLAGADSVHRQLVRWLEQCGLRTNASPSRDS, encoded by the coding sequence GTGACCCAGAACACGAACGCTGTCGGTTGGTCGCGGCTTCGCACGACGGCCCGAGATGCTCGTGATGCAGCGGTGGGATTGATCTCGCTTGCCGTCGCGCTGCAGGTCGCAGGGACTCTGCTGGCGGGGTTCACCCTCAACTCGTTCTGGACCGCGGTGCTGATCGCCGCCCTCGCTGCGGTGGGGGATGCGCTGGTACGGCCCATCCTGCGAATCTTGGCCGGGCGGATCGGCGGCCTCGCCGCTCTCGGGCTCGGCACTGTCGTTCAGGTCATGCTGGTCCATCTGGCGATCCTGGTGGTGCCCGGTGCCGACATCACTGGTCCCGGCTCCCTCCTCGCCACCCTGCTCTGCGTGGCGCTCGTCGCGTCCGTTGCGGGCTGGCTCATCGATGTCAACGACAGCGCGTACGTCGTCGGTGATCTGGTGCGACGAGGCGAGCGGGCACGGCGCGCTCGAGGCCACGGCATCGCCGACGCCGTGCGGGAGCCAGGCGTACTGATCGTGCAAATCGATGGGATGCCCCATGAGTTGCTCAACTTCAGCCTTGCCTCGGGCACCCTGCCCACCCTGAGCCGGTGGGTGCGCAGCGGCACTCACGAGCCCGCGCGCTGGTGGGCGCGGCTGCCTTCGACCACACCGGCGAGCCAAGCGGGATTGCTTCACGGCAATAACGAGGGGATCGCCGCCTTCCGTTGGTACGAAAAGGAGTTGGGGCGGCTGGTGGTCACCAACCGGCCAGCTGATGCTGCGCTGGTCGAGGAGCGGCTAAGCAACGGACGCGGGCTGCTCGCCGATGGCGGCGTGAGCATCTCGAACATGTTCAGCGGCGACGCTCCCACGTGCCAGATGGTGTTTAGCCGGGTCCAAAGTGGCGGCGTGGGACCAGGGAAGGCATACATGCGGCTGCTCGCGAGCCCATTTACGCTGCCGCGCACGCTTGTGCTGACGGTGGGCGAAATGGTCAAGGAGCTCTATCAGGGACACCAGCAACGAGTTCGCGGCATCGAACCTCGAGTCTCCCGACGCGGGTCGTATGTGGCGCTGCGCGGACTGACCAATGCCATCCTGCGCGATCTCAATGTCGCGCTGGTTTCCGATCACCTGATGGCCGGTGCGCCAGTCATTTTCGTGGACTTCGTCGACTACGACGAAATCGCCCACCATGCGGGGGCGGCCCGGCCCGAAGCGCTCGACGCGCTCGCGGGCATCGACCGAGTGCTGGGCACCTTGGAGCGCGTGGCCGAGGCCGCGCCGCGGGACTACCGGATCGTGGTCTTGTCTGACCATGGTCAAAGCCAAGGGGCCACTTTTCGCCAGTTGCACGACCAAACGCTGGAGGAGATGGCGCTGGAGCTCATGGGCTCGGATGCCAGCGCCGACGCCAGGTCAGATCCTGAGTCAGTGGAGGCTTGGGGGCCGGTCAACGCCATGCTCACTGAACTACTCGGAGCGACGAATCCGACTGCGCGGTGGGCAAAACGGCGCGAGACGGATAGTTCAGTCGAGCTGCCTGGAGGGGTGGTGGGACCGCGTACATTTGATGGGGCCAAGGACGCTGCGACCTCCAAGGATGTCGTAGCAGTGGGTTCGGGAAACATTGGGCTGCTGTGGTTCCCGGCGATCACTGGCCGCGCTCAGCTCAACGATATGGACAACCAATTCCCAGCGCTGATTCCGGGCCTGTTGGCAGCGCGAGGCGTCGGCTTTGTCGTGGCCGATAGTGAGCGCGGACCTGTGGCGATCGGCTCTGGGGGAGTTCACCTCCTGGAGGACGGCACGGTCGACGGGGTCGACCCGCTGGCGCCGTTCGGACCGCGCGCTCGACGCGACCTTCTGCGGGTTACCACGATGGCGAATGCCCCTGACCTGTATGTGCATTCGACGGTTGACGCGCGCACGGGTGAGGTGCACGCCTTCGAAGAGTTAGTGGGCTGCCATGGCGGACTGGGTGGTTGGCAGAACGACGCGGTGCTGGTCTACCCACGCGAATGGTCGGTGGATGAGGATCTGATGGATTGGAGCGTTCCTGACGACCCGGTGCTAGCTGGAGCAGATTCCGTGCACCGGCAGTTGGTGCGCTGGCTGGAACAGTGCGGGTTGCGCACGAATGCCTCCCCGTCGCGAGACTCATGA
- a CDS encoding DUF1254 domain-containing protein, producing MIEPTIDSVEAETLGTWAYVYGYPVVKNLIVRSEATDPTFERYAPPNAFHHHREGARPAFTDMTPNVDTPYSLAWVDVSTEPVVLSLPALPERYHVFQFTDFYIETFANPGTRETAGVGGDYVICPPGWDGKLPAGTTRIDAPTVSCWLQGRTLFDGDDDLAELHRAQDQYRLTPLSIFVGERPATDDSTPTPEPRVPAEVVDSLAFFAALNRGMTQNPPPARDDGLFALFARINVGPGRDFAPDSLASDVADGLRRGIETGKDLIARQAREVRLVNNWEVPTSGVGTYGTDFLQRARVAKYGYAGNVPQETVYANTLVDTGGVPLDGTGSYRMQFEAGQLPPVQAFWSLTMYAWPQARLVDNPINRYAIGDRTRSLQYGQDGSLEIVLSHEQPATGASNWLPAPAGPFWLIMRLYLPDARVHDGDYQLPGVERVASPT from the coding sequence ATGATCGAGCCGACAATCGACTCAGTCGAAGCCGAGACCCTGGGAACGTGGGCGTACGTCTACGGGTACCCAGTGGTCAAGAACCTCATCGTGCGCAGCGAAGCAACCGACCCCACGTTCGAGCGGTACGCGCCACCCAACGCCTTCCACCACCATCGGGAAGGCGCACGGCCAGCGTTCACGGACATGACGCCCAACGTGGACACGCCGTACTCCTTGGCGTGGGTCGATGTCTCCACAGAACCGGTCGTGCTCAGTCTCCCCGCACTGCCCGAGCGCTACCACGTCTTCCAATTCACCGACTTCTACATCGAGACGTTTGCTAACCCGGGCACCCGCGAAACCGCAGGAGTCGGTGGTGACTACGTCATCTGCCCTCCGGGATGGGACGGCAAACTCCCGGCCGGTACGACGCGGATCGACGCACCGACGGTCTCGTGCTGGCTGCAGGGGCGAACCCTCTTCGATGGAGACGATGACCTGGCCGAGTTGCATCGAGCGCAGGACCAGTACCGACTCACCCCGCTGTCGATCTTCGTCGGTGAACGGCCTGCCACGGACGACTCGACGCCCACTCCCGAGCCGCGAGTCCCCGCAGAGGTCGTGGACTCTCTGGCGTTTTTCGCTGCGCTGAATCGCGGTATGACCCAGAATCCGCCACCGGCCCGGGACGACGGGCTCTTCGCGCTCTTCGCACGCATCAACGTCGGTCCCGGCCGAGACTTCGCACCGGACTCGCTCGCCTCCGATGTGGCCGACGGCCTGCGCCGGGGCATCGAAACCGGCAAAGACCTCATCGCGCGTCAGGCCCGAGAGGTCCGGTTGGTCAACAACTGGGAGGTCCCGACCAGCGGCGTCGGAACCTACGGCACGGACTTTCTCCAGCGTGCCCGGGTGGCCAAATACGGCTACGCCGGAAACGTCCCGCAGGAGACGGTTTATGCGAACACGCTCGTCGACACCGGCGGGGTGCCGTTGGACGGCACGGGCAGCTACCGCATGCAGTTTGAGGCCGGGCAGCTCCCGCCGGTGCAGGCGTTCTGGTCGCTGACGATGTATGCCTGGCCACAGGCGCGGCTCGTGGACAACCCGATCAACCGGTACGCGATCGGCGATCGCACCAGGAGCCTGCAGTACGGCCAGGACGGCTCGTTGGAGATCGTTCTATCCCACGAGCAACCCGCAACGGGGGCTTCAAACTGGCTTCCGGCACCGGCCGGACCCTTCTGGCTCATCATGCGCCTGTACCTCCCGGATGCTCGGGTGCACGACGGCGACTACCAACTGCCGGGAGTGGAGCGCGTCGCGAGCCCAACCTGA
- a CDS encoding PH domain-containing protein, which yields MKEQAPDNDGWQRQHPRMLLILPVQQILRYLPAVIGLVIFGAARDGGPPWWAGLLAAAGVVGLGVLTWFTTRYRITGEQLQLRKGLFNTNTVTTPVDRVRTVDVTASALHRVLGLAEVKIGTGADESKLELDGLTATRAAALRAELIHQRHAGQVLHDGEGSEGSEGSEGIEGIEGSESIQPQGAIDDETDIARFNPAWIKFALFSATGIASAAAIFGIGWQIIDRSGVDLTDSGVAQRGEDTVRDLGVVAVVVIGVAIALMVILLLSLAGYILSYWGYRLTRNERGGTLQVSRGLLTTRTVTIEERRLRGVKMTETLPMRPARGASLEVITTGLGSESGESGLLVPPAPVAIVREVADEVLAVPHTLDTALQSHGPAAARRRWSRAFVAGLIPAAIIVGGTFAFGWAPELGLIALIPILPAPWLAKDRARSLGHALTPRYLVARDGSVMRDTVAVERSGVIGVTMSESFFQRRAGLMTVTMTTAAGSESYDVQDVPSSDGVALATELLPGHMSPLLK from the coding sequence ATGAAGGAGCAGGCGCCAGACAACGACGGCTGGCAGCGCCAGCATCCCCGGATGCTGCTGATCCTGCCCGTCCAACAAATCCTTCGTTATCTGCCCGCTGTGATCGGTCTGGTGATCTTTGGGGCAGCTCGAGACGGTGGTCCGCCATGGTGGGCCGGTCTCTTGGCAGCAGCTGGTGTGGTCGGTCTCGGTGTTCTGACCTGGTTCACCACGCGTTACCGCATCACGGGTGAGCAGTTGCAACTGCGTAAGGGGTTGTTCAACACCAACACGGTGACAACCCCCGTCGATCGGGTACGCACCGTGGACGTCACCGCGTCGGCACTTCACCGTGTCCTTGGACTCGCGGAAGTCAAGATCGGCACCGGCGCCGATGAGAGCAAGTTGGAGTTGGACGGACTGACCGCCACGCGTGCCGCCGCCCTGCGCGCGGAGCTCATTCACCAACGCCATGCCGGGCAGGTATTGCATGACGGTGAGGGCAGCGAGGGCAGCGAGGGCAGCGAGGGCATCGAGGGCATCGAAGGCAGCGAGAGCATCCAGCCGCAGGGCGCCATCGACGACGAGACCGATATCGCGCGCTTCAACCCGGCCTGGATCAAATTTGCGCTGTTCAGCGCCACTGGGATAGCCAGCGCGGCGGCGATCTTTGGCATTGGCTGGCAGATCATCGACCGCTCCGGAGTCGACCTCACCGACTCCGGTGTCGCGCAGCGGGGCGAAGACACGGTGCGCGACCTGGGTGTCGTCGCGGTGGTGGTCATCGGAGTCGCGATCGCTCTGATGGTGATCCTGCTCCTCAGCCTCGCGGGGTACATCCTCAGTTATTGGGGTTACCGATTGACGCGCAACGAACGTGGCGGAACGTTGCAGGTGTCCCGCGGTCTGCTCACCACCCGCACGGTGACCATCGAGGAACGGCGCCTGCGCGGCGTGAAAATGACTGAGACGCTGCCCATGCGCCCCGCGCGCGGCGCCTCCCTGGAGGTCATCACGACCGGTCTCGGGTCCGAGTCAGGCGAAAGCGGCCTACTGGTGCCGCCCGCTCCGGTAGCCATCGTCCGGGAGGTGGCTGATGAGGTCCTGGCCGTCCCGCACACGCTCGACACGGCACTGCAGTCCCACGGACCCGCGGCAGCACGGCGGCGGTGGAGTCGGGCCTTTGTCGCAGGACTGATCCCCGCGGCCATCATCGTCGGCGGCACGTTCGCCTTCGGGTGGGCGCCTGAGCTCGGACTGATCGCCCTGATTCCGATCCTTCCCGCTCCCTGGCTCGCGAAAGACCGGGCCCGCAGCCTGGGTCACGCCTTGACGCCGAGGTATCTCGTCGCTCGCGATGGTTCGGTCATGCGGGACACCGTGGCAGTCGAACGAAGCGGGGTCATCGGCGTCACGATGAGCGAGTCTTTCTTCCAGCGCCGAGCGGGACTCATGACGGTCACGATGACGACCGCTGCCGGATCCGAATCGTACGACGTCCAGGATGTCCCTTCCTCGGATGGCGTCGCACTCGCGACCGAACTGCTCCCAGGGCACATGTCGCCGCTGCTGAAGTAG
- a CDS encoding MFS transporter, with translation MTTRPSSSAEMSASPAAGTDQPAGGRSTNRAWGVTIAVTAFMAINFADKSVIGLAADPLREELDLTASQFGLAGSVFFLLFGVFGIIGGFIGNRVRPTRILMVMAVAWGAALLPLVLLPSFATLLFSRIILGAAEGPALPLGIHTVHKWFPESRRPVPTSMVLVGASLGVGISAPVLGYVISAHGWRAAIWILVGLSVVWAAVWTFVGKEGPFDTYGAADDLDNDDHDHDDHDTEAVAAEELHIPYRRILASSAWWGSLLSIGPGFCAFALFSVWAPSYFSQGYGFSSTLVGAAVGATAVCAIIFQLGTGVLSARLVRDGVDTRWARGGLAGAAVLAGGLCLTVGMLLGFSPVGAGLLVLGVALCNSTNPISFLSISEISPVKQRSAIMAIYNSVMTTGGAAAPLVAGLLVDRAATEADGYRQAFLLFGVIAIVGGLIGAVVTNPSRDARRLGLRTSAT, from the coding sequence GTGACCACTCGCCCATCATCGAGCGCCGAAATGTCGGCTTCACCCGCCGCCGGGACGGATCAACCGGCGGGTGGCAGGTCCACGAACCGAGCCTGGGGGGTGACGATCGCCGTCACCGCCTTCATGGCCATCAACTTCGCGGATAAGTCCGTGATCGGGCTTGCGGCAGATCCGCTGCGCGAGGAACTCGACCTCACGGCTAGCCAGTTTGGGCTGGCTGGCAGCGTCTTCTTTTTGCTCTTTGGAGTCTTTGGGATCATCGGTGGATTCATCGGAAATCGGGTGCGGCCGACCCGAATCCTGATGGTCATGGCCGTTGCCTGGGGCGCGGCGCTGCTGCCGCTGGTGTTGTTGCCGAGTTTCGCCACCTTGCTGTTCAGCCGGATTATCCTGGGCGCGGCCGAGGGGCCCGCGCTGCCGCTCGGCATCCACACGGTGCACAAATGGTTCCCCGAGAGTCGCCGCCCGGTGCCGACCTCGATGGTCCTGGTCGGGGCGAGTCTGGGTGTTGGGATCTCGGCGCCGGTCCTGGGGTACGTGATCTCCGCACACGGATGGCGGGCCGCGATCTGGATCCTGGTGGGACTCAGTGTGGTGTGGGCAGCGGTGTGGACTTTCGTCGGCAAGGAAGGCCCGTTCGATACGTACGGCGCGGCCGACGACCTCGACAATGACGACCACGACCATGACGACCACGACACTGAGGCTGTCGCAGCGGAGGAGCTGCACATTCCCTACCGCCGAATCCTGGCGTCCTCAGCCTGGTGGGGATCGTTGCTTTCGATCGGACCGGGATTCTGCGCGTTCGCGTTGTTCAGCGTCTGGGCCCCGAGCTACTTCTCGCAGGGATACGGATTCTCCAGCACACTGGTCGGCGCCGCGGTTGGGGCGACCGCAGTGTGCGCGATCATCTTCCAGCTCGGAACCGGCGTGCTCTCGGCGCGGTTGGTGCGCGACGGGGTCGACACTCGCTGGGCGCGCGGGGGCCTGGCTGGCGCCGCCGTCCTGGCCGGTGGTCTGTGCCTCACCGTCGGCATGCTGCTCGGTTTCTCGCCGGTCGGTGCCGGCTTGCTGGTGCTCGGGGTCGCGCTGTGCAACTCCACCAACCCGATCTCGTTCTTGTCGATCTCGGAGATCTCGCCAGTCAAGCAGCGCAGCGCCATCATGGCGATCTACAACTCGGTGATGACGACTGGCGGGGCGGCCGCACCTTTGGTGGCCGGTCTGTTGGTCGACCGGGCCGCCACCGAGGCGGACGGCTATCGCCAGGCTTTCCTGCTCTTCGGTGTGATCGCCATCGTCGGTGGACTGATTGGTGCCGTGGTGACCAACCCGTCACGAGACGCTCGACGCCTGGGATTGCGTACGAGCGCCACCTGA
- a CDS encoding SRPBCC family protein: MSEPTSVTITRTIDAPSKDIFDVLSLPDNHVAMDGSGFVLSVDHGDRITASGQVFTMNMTGDHMGGDYKTDNHVTGYDEGKLLAWQTAPAGTQPPGWQWVWELTPLGPDSTEVRHTYDWSNVTDKDLLSKISFPLVSEEQLETALTNLAEAVSS; encoded by the coding sequence ATGAGCGAACCCACGAGTGTCACGATCACCCGCACTATCGATGCACCGAGCAAGGACATCTTCGACGTGCTGTCGCTGCCCGACAACCACGTCGCCATGGACGGTTCTGGCTTCGTGCTCTCGGTCGACCATGGCGACCGAATCACCGCATCCGGTCAGGTGTTCACGATGAATATGACCGGCGACCACATGGGCGGTGACTACAAGACCGACAACCACGTCACCGGTTATGACGAGGGCAAGTTGCTCGCGTGGCAGACCGCGCCCGCGGGGACCCAGCCTCCCGGCTGGCAGTGGGTATGGGAGCTGACCCCTCTCGGTCCAGACAGCACCGAGGTGCGGCACACCTACGACTGGAGCAACGTCACCGATAAGGACCTGCTGTCGAAGATTTCCTTCCCGTTGGTCTCCGAGGAGCAGTTGGAGACGGCGCTGACGAACTTGGCTGAGGCGGTTTCTTCCTGA
- a CDS encoding alkyl sulfatase dimerization domain-containing protein encodes MSIVSERAPRTTPIAGPRGEVANPTLVEHSATFEPRVEQVADGVWTSIGHSLANATVIQGAAGRIVIDTGDCIEQAALQDADLSAHATGPLAALVYSHNHYALGAQHYVAQNEDVRILAHPRLHANLAASLSDIGPFLIRRACIQFGLFLPTSGPDAMPNHGIGPFLYDLDSYRPTVGYVAPTETVEDGAELEVDGVRLVFYDAPSDTDDTLLMWIPEKQTVVNNIVWPALFNIYTLRGSEFRNPLALLRGLDLIRELRPEHLVGVHGAPIHGQDRIYELATSYRDAIQYLYDQTVRAINAGQSPDEMAQRIRLPEHLVAANPLLRELYGEVPYAIRQIYSGLVGWFGKDTVELHPLPEQEQGRRLVDLMGGADRVKEEARLAFEAGELEWAAQLATYALHADPEDATSRAQKAETLRALGQSSTAANTRSWYLTQARELEGEVDTMRPPVKMVNVNQVLQAPPTTYLNALRYEVDPVAAGGVEEVVAFRFTDRDTVVRLHLRHSIIEVLEDNLADPTEETCALSLSFETWARCAAGETTLTAELASGTAQQSGSPEAMERVLDCLPVTGRGQDALARS; translated from the coding sequence ATGAGCATTGTGAGCGAGCGAGCGCCGAGGACGACCCCGATTGCCGGACCGAGGGGGGAGGTGGCCAACCCCACTTTGGTTGAGCACTCGGCGACGTTCGAGCCGCGTGTCGAGCAGGTCGCCGACGGCGTGTGGACTTCGATTGGCCACAGCTTGGCCAACGCCACGGTCATTCAGGGCGCCGCCGGCCGGATCGTGATCGACACCGGCGACTGCATCGAGCAGGCGGCACTGCAGGACGCGGATCTGTCTGCTCACGCGACAGGCCCGCTGGCCGCGCTGGTCTACTCCCACAACCACTACGCGCTGGGCGCTCAGCACTATGTGGCCCAGAACGAGGACGTGCGGATCCTGGCCCACCCAAGGCTGCACGCCAACCTCGCGGCCAGCCTCTCCGACATCGGGCCGTTCCTGATCCGTCGCGCGTGCATTCAGTTTGGACTGTTCCTGCCGACTTCCGGGCCGGACGCGATGCCCAACCATGGGATCGGGCCTTTCCTCTATGACCTGGACAGCTATCGCCCGACGGTGGGTTATGTCGCGCCGACTGAGACCGTCGAGGACGGTGCGGAACTCGAGGTCGACGGGGTACGGCTCGTCTTCTACGACGCACCATCGGACACCGACGACACCCTGTTGATGTGGATTCCCGAGAAGCAGACTGTCGTCAACAACATTGTGTGGCCGGCCCTGTTCAACATCTACACCTTGCGCGGCTCGGAGTTTCGGAACCCGTTGGCGTTGCTACGGGGCCTTGACCTCATTCGCGAGTTGCGACCAGAACACCTGGTCGGTGTGCATGGTGCCCCCATCCATGGCCAAGACCGGATCTATGAGCTGGCCACCAGTTATCGCGACGCGATCCAGTACCTCTACGACCAGACGGTGCGGGCCATCAATGCGGGCCAGAGCCCGGACGAGATGGCTCAGCGGATCCGGCTGCCGGAGCACCTCGTGGCGGCCAACCCGCTACTGCGCGAGTTGTATGGCGAGGTGCCGTACGCGATCCGCCAGATCTACTCGGGGCTGGTGGGCTGGTTCGGCAAGGACACGGTCGAGTTGCACCCGCTTCCGGAGCAGGAGCAGGGACGCAGACTGGTCGACCTCATGGGGGGAGCCGACCGCGTGAAAGAAGAGGCACGCCTGGCGTTTGAGGCAGGCGAACTGGAGTGGGCTGCGCAGTTGGCGACGTACGCGCTGCACGCCGACCCAGAGGATGCGACCAGTCGGGCGCAGAAGGCCGAGACGCTTCGTGCACTGGGCCAGTCGAGCACCGCCGCGAACACGAGGTCGTGGTACCTCACGCAGGCGCGGGAGTTGGAGGGGGAGGTGGACACCATGCGACCACCGGTGAAGATGGTCAACGTCAACCAGGTCTTACAGGCGCCACCGACGACCTACCTCAACGCGTTGCGCTACGAGGTCGACCCTGTCGCGGCAGGCGGCGTCGAGGAGGTGGTGGCCTTCCGGTTCACTGACCGTGACACCGTCGTACGCCTTCACCTGCGCCACAGCATCATCGAGGTGCTTGAGGACAACCTCGCGGACCCCACCGAGGAGACGTGCGCCTTGTCGCTCTCCTTTGAGACCTGGGCTCGGTGCGCCGCCGGAGAGACCACTCTCACGGCCGAACTCGCTTCCGGCACGGCGCAGCAGAGCGGGTCGCCGGAGGCAATGGAGCGAGTGCTCGATTGCTTGCCTGTCACCGGGCGCGGGCAGGATGCTCTCGCACGTTCTTGA